In the genome of Bremerella sp. JC817, one region contains:
- a CDS encoding rhodanese-like domain-containing protein: MLLKYFYDKTLAHASYLVGCQRAKVAIVVDPGRDVQQYIETAKREGLEITAVTETHIHADYVSGARELAERIGAKLYLSDEGPAEWKYEYAASYDHQLLHSGDHFLIGNIRFDVLHTPGHTPESISLLLTDQGSGANQPMGIFTGDFVFVNAVGRPDLLEKAAGLAETAKAGAVELFASLECFEQLPDYLQVWPAHGAGSACGKGLGAIPSSTVGYEKLFNPGLQFSDEASFVDYVLADQPEVPPYFKEMKRVNKEGPRVLEGVEPLDTLPATYLSAALEQGTLLDLSASAAFGEAHVPGSINIPLKMLGAWGGWLVDYSGPVYLIGTPDEVDQANKLLLQIGVEDIRGYFQREDLSTAMTEAYQTVDAVKLSKLLSEEAVELIDVRSLEEWNAGHIAAASHHFLGRLPETISSINSDRPVVVNCRSGARSAIAVSVLQAAGIKNAINLEGGILAWNGASLPTVTADAVSSN; the protein is encoded by the coding sequence ATGTTACTCAAATACTTTTACGACAAGACGCTCGCCCACGCGTCTTACCTGGTCGGGTGTCAACGGGCGAAAGTGGCGATCGTGGTCGATCCTGGACGTGACGTGCAGCAATATATCGAGACCGCTAAGAGGGAAGGACTCGAAATCACGGCCGTCACCGAGACCCACATTCACGCTGACTACGTTTCTGGTGCTCGTGAGTTGGCCGAACGGATTGGTGCGAAACTCTATCTGTCGGATGAAGGCCCGGCAGAGTGGAAGTACGAATACGCCGCCTCCTACGATCACCAACTGTTGCATAGCGGCGATCACTTCTTGATCGGCAACATTCGCTTCGACGTGCTGCACACCCCAGGCCACACGCCGGAAAGCATTTCGCTTCTGCTCACCGATCAGGGAAGCGGAGCCAACCAGCCGATGGGGATCTTCACCGGCGACTTTGTGTTCGTGAACGCCGTCGGCCGACCTGACCTGCTGGAGAAAGCTGCCGGTCTCGCTGAAACCGCCAAGGCAGGGGCAGTCGAGTTGTTCGCATCGCTCGAATGCTTCGAGCAGTTGCCTGACTACCTTCAAGTGTGGCCTGCCCACGGAGCTGGCAGCGCTTGTGGCAAAGGACTCGGTGCGATTCCTTCGTCCACCGTTGGCTATGAAAAGCTGTTTAACCCGGGCCTGCAGTTCAGCGACGAAGCATCATTCGTCGACTACGTGCTGGCCGATCAACCTGAAGTTCCGCCCTACTTCAAAGAGATGAAGCGGGTCAACAAAGAAGGCCCGCGCGTCCTGGAAGGCGTCGAGCCTCTCGATACGCTTCCAGCAACCTATTTGTCGGCCGCATTGGAGCAAGGCACGCTGCTCGATCTTTCCGCGTCGGCCGCCTTTGGCGAAGCCCACGTGCCAGGCTCGATCAACATACCACTCAAGATGCTCGGCGCCTGGGGAGGCTGGTTGGTCGACTACAGCGGTCCGGTTTATTTGATCGGAACGCCTGACGAGGTCGATCAGGCAAACAAGCTTCTGCTGCAGATTGGCGTCGAAGACATTCGCGGCTATTTCCAGCGTGAAGATCTTTCAACGGCGATGACCGAAGCGTACCAAACAGTCGATGCCGTCAAGCTCTCGAAACTTCTTTCGGAGGAAGCGGTCGAACTGATCGACGTTCGTTCGCTTGAAGAATGGAATGCAGGTCATATTGCCGCCGCCAGCCATCACTTTCTGGGCCGACTGCCGGAGACGATCTCTTCGATCAACAGCGATCGCCCCGTGGTGGTGAACTGCCGCAGCGGTGCTCGCTCGGCGATTGCTGTCAGTGTGCTTCAAGCGGCTGGAATTAAAAACGCAATCAATCTGGAAGGTGGCATCTTGGCCTGGAACGGGGCGTCTTTGCCGACAGTGACCGCCGATGCTGTTTCGTCGAACTAA
- a CDS encoding DUF1641 domain-containing protein, translating into MSEVETSERSMSITDRLNDPQTQAMLHRLLDKAEQLDQMLEVAGEIPNLIAIATDVFDEMAQKAKEDGIDLQARAGQLLALFKKATEPQNIQALSTLVDHLPQLEKAAEMSDELPNLVAIATDVFDEWAADLKKQGINLEQSLRNGIQAALYLGGQIRREELDRLGYLLKSDVLSEFSVETVSLAGSALSSCRQGSCEHPVPKRLGLFGLLGASQDPSTQRALAFAVQFAKCFGSLLEERHPNSPSNPSNKV; encoded by the coding sequence ATGAGCGAAGTTGAAACCAGCGAGCGTTCGATGTCGATCACCGATCGATTGAACGATCCGCAGACGCAGGCGATGTTGCATCGCTTGCTCGACAAGGCGGAGCAGCTCGATCAAATGCTCGAGGTCGCCGGTGAGATCCCAAATCTCATCGCGATCGCGACCGATGTGTTTGACGAGATGGCCCAAAAAGCGAAGGAAGACGGAATCGATCTTCAGGCCCGTGCCGGACAATTGCTGGCGTTGTTCAAGAAGGCAACTGAGCCTCAGAACATCCAGGCACTGAGTACCCTGGTCGATCATCTGCCGCAGCTGGAAAAGGCAGCGGAGATGAGTGACGAGCTGCCGAACCTGGTGGCAATTGCGACCGATGTCTTCGACGAGTGGGCCGCTGACCTCAAAAAGCAAGGCATCAATCTTGAACAGAGTCTTCGCAACGGTATTCAGGCGGCTCTTTACTTGGGCGGTCAGATCCGACGCGAAGAACTGGACCGGCTCGGTTACCTGTTGAAATCGGATGTGCTGAGCGAGTTCTCTGTCGAAACAGTCAGCCTGGCAGGCAGTGCGCTTTCAAGTTGCCGACAAGGAAGCTGCGAACATCCGGTTCCCAAGCGACTCGGCTTGTTCGGGCTGCTCGGAGCTTCGCAAGATCCGAGCACGCAACGAGCACTCGCCTTCGCGGTCCAGTTCGCCAAGTGTTTCGGCTCGCTGCTGGAAGAACGGCATCCCAATTCCCCCTCGAATCCATCCAACAAAGTCTAG
- a CDS encoding FAD/NAD(P)-binding oxidoreductase, which produces MSHHQILIVGGGTAGITVAARLRKADPSLDIAVIEPSEKHYYQPLWTLVGGGIFKPGDSARNEVDVMPRGVKWIQDAVANFSPAEKQLTTRNGETIAYEYLVVCPGIQINWDKIKGLKEAVGHDGVCSNYSIQTVGSTWKFIQTLKEGTALFTQPAGAVKCGGAPQKICYLAEDYFRQAGVRDRINVIFTAAGPRLFAVDEYRKELEKVAARKGVDTRFLHNLVEVRAKSKEAIYQHMDTNEEMVIQYDMIHVTPPMSAPDFVANSPLASEAGWVDVDKHSLQHIRFANVFSLGDASSLPTSKTGAAIRKQAPVLVKNLLAEMASQPLTGRYDGYTSCPVVTGYDSLILAEFDYSGKPAETFPFDQGKERFSMLMLKKFGLPALYWYGMLKGRA; this is translated from the coding sequence ATGAGTCATCATCAAATTCTTATCGTGGGCGGTGGAACGGCTGGGATCACGGTCGCCGCTCGCTTGCGGAAGGCAGATCCTTCACTCGACATCGCGGTGATCGAACCCTCGGAAAAGCATTATTATCAGCCACTCTGGACGCTTGTGGGTGGTGGAATCTTCAAGCCTGGAGATTCGGCTCGAAACGAAGTCGATGTGATGCCGCGGGGTGTGAAGTGGATTCAAGATGCCGTGGCGAACTTCTCCCCGGCCGAGAAACAACTGACGACACGTAACGGCGAAACGATTGCGTACGAATACCTCGTTGTTTGTCCCGGAATTCAAATCAACTGGGACAAGATCAAAGGCTTGAAAGAGGCTGTCGGTCACGACGGTGTCTGTAGTAACTATTCGATCCAGACGGTTGGAAGTACTTGGAAGTTCATTCAGACGCTCAAAGAAGGTACCGCTCTATTCACGCAGCCTGCCGGGGCAGTGAAGTGTGGCGGCGCGCCGCAAAAGATCTGCTACCTGGCGGAAGACTACTTTCGTCAGGCAGGCGTGCGAGATCGCATCAACGTCATCTTTACCGCGGCCGGGCCACGCCTTTTCGCCGTGGATGAATATCGCAAAGAGCTCGAGAAAGTCGCCGCTAGAAAGGGTGTGGATACACGCTTTCTTCACAACCTGGTCGAAGTTCGGGCAAAGTCGAAAGAAGCCATCTACCAGCACATGGATACCAACGAAGAGATGGTCATCCAGTACGACATGATCCACGTCACGCCGCCGATGAGTGCCCCTGACTTCGTTGCGAATAGCCCCCTGGCCAGCGAAGCAGGCTGGGTCGATGTCGATAAGCACTCGCTGCAGCATATCCGCTTCGCGAATGTCTTTTCGCTCGGTGATGCTTCGAGCCTGCCAACATCAAAGACCGGGGCGGCCATTCGGAAGCAAGCCCCGGTGTTGGTGAAGAATCTGCTGGCCGAGATGGCCAGTCAGCCGCTCACCGGTCGCTACGACGGCTATACGTCGTGCCCAGTGGTGACCGGATACGATTCGCTGATCCTGGCTGAGTTCGACTATAGCGGCAAACCAGCTGAAACGTTTCCATTCGATCAAGGGAAAGAACGGTTCAGCATGCTGATGCTGAAGAAGTTCGGGCTGCCTGCTCTGTATTGGTACGGCATGCTGAAAGGTCGCGCTTAG
- a CDS encoding DsrE family protein translates to MVRHAERSRLVDFQLNHFQSGKEIAMSRPILSMLVMMMFITPTVVSAQMGRGRGGGGDARFREDREVFHYLLENHVKIRRTVTKLPNGVSTVTESDDPNVVPKIQEHVHWMKERVEKNEPIRNRDPLFAELFRHADKIEMKVEQTEKGVKVTETSNDPKVAKLIQAHAEVVSGFVAKGFDEAQRSHPVPNSDAVDAKPSEMLFPKIEGHGGVVPLPTAAHQPRSGSKVLVDITSGGDPAKVYPAIEKVARYVNIMAGAGKEPATASIALVFHGEATLAVLNDEAYAAQFQTKQNPNLPLLRALHEEGVAMFVCGQSLAGKGKSGEQVVMFVDTAVSAFTASINLQSDGYAYVPLSQ, encoded by the coding sequence TTGGTACGGCATGCTGAAAGGTCGCGCTTAGTTGACTTCCAACTGAACCATTTTCAATCGGGTAAGGAGATCGCCATGAGTCGCCCTATTTTGTCGATGTTGGTAATGATGATGTTCATCACGCCCACGGTTGTCTCCGCCCAGATGGGAAGGGGAAGAGGGGGCGGGGGAGACGCACGTTTCCGCGAAGATCGGGAGGTGTTCCATTACCTTCTGGAGAATCACGTCAAGATTCGTCGTACAGTTACGAAACTTCCCAACGGCGTATCGACGGTGACCGAATCGGACGATCCAAATGTCGTTCCCAAAATCCAGGAGCATGTTCACTGGATGAAGGAACGGGTGGAGAAAAACGAACCGATTCGTAATCGCGATCCGCTCTTTGCAGAGCTGTTTCGCCATGCCGACAAGATTGAAATGAAAGTCGAGCAGACAGAGAAGGGGGTGAAGGTCACCGAGACCTCAAATGATCCCAAGGTCGCCAAGTTAATCCAAGCCCATGCGGAAGTCGTTTCTGGATTCGTCGCTAAGGGATTTGACGAAGCACAACGTTCGCATCCTGTTCCGAACTCTGATGCGGTCGATGCCAAGCCAAGCGAGATGCTCTTCCCGAAAATTGAAGGGCATGGCGGGGTCGTGCCACTTCCTACGGCGGCGCATCAACCACGTTCCGGTAGCAAGGTGCTGGTTGATATTACCTCGGGAGGCGATCCGGCAAAGGTTTACCCTGCGATCGAGAAAGTCGCTCGATACGTGAACATCATGGCAGGGGCGGGCAAGGAACCAGCGACTGCTAGTATTGCGCTGGTATTTCATGGCGAGGCAACCTTGGCGGTGCTTAATGACGAGGCCTATGCCGCGCAGTTTCAAACCAAGCAGAATCCAAACCTTCCATTACTGCGGGCCTTGCACGAAGAAGGCGTCGCGATGTTCGTCTGTGGACAATCGCTCGCCGGCAAAGGCAAATCTGGTGAGCAAGTCGTCATGTTTGTCGATACGGCGGTGTCCGCATTCACTGCCAGTATCAACTTGCAATCGGATGGCTATGCGTACGTTCCACTTTCCCAATAA
- a CDS encoding FAD-dependent oxidoreductase encodes MKIVIIGGVAGGASAAARARRLGESAEIVVLEKGDYPSFANCGLPYYVGGEIEKREKLLVAPIDMLRQRHRLDVRVRSEAIKIDRTVKKVTVRDLNAGTEYDESYDKLVIATGASPFRPPIPGIQSDKVVALRDLNDADRMRELATSGAKRAVIVGAGFIGIEVAENLARRGLQVTLVELADQILPPWDREMVLPLEKHLKQEGVELKLGSSAKEFDSTGKSLLVTLNDGSKVEADFGVVCIGVRPDSKLAADAGIECGPRGGILVSSNMQTNDPDIYAVGDVVQTICSTTGDPTQIPLAGPANRQGRIASDHIFGRESTYRGTQGTAVVGVFGKTAAMTGLSEKVLRSKNITYEKIYLHPTDHAGYFPGAQGMFFKLLFAPDSGKILGAQAVGTSGVDKRIDVIAMAMQAHLSVFDLEEAELCYAPQYGHAKDPVNMAGFIASGVVRGDQPIIHADQLAGRSDLMLIDVRTTGEFSQGAIPGAKNIPVELLREHLAEIPDGQKVAAYCAVGQRGYLATRILLQNGIDAVNVSGGYRRWAIEFT; translated from the coding sequence ATGAAAATCGTCATCATCGGTGGAGTCGCCGGCGGTGCCTCGGCGGCTGCTCGAGCTCGGCGTTTAGGAGAGAGTGCAGAGATTGTCGTCCTGGAAAAAGGGGACTATCCTTCCTTCGCCAATTGCGGATTGCCTTACTACGTTGGCGGCGAGATCGAGAAACGCGAGAAGTTGCTCGTCGCGCCGATCGACATGCTGCGGCAGCGGCATCGCCTCGACGTTCGTGTTCGCTCGGAAGCGATCAAGATCGATCGTACGGTCAAGAAGGTGACTGTTCGTGACTTGAACGCAGGGACAGAGTACGACGAATCGTACGACAAGCTGGTCATTGCCACGGGCGCTTCCCCGTTCCGGCCACCAATTCCAGGGATTCAAAGCGATAAGGTCGTTGCACTGCGTGATCTAAACGACGCCGACCGCATGCGCGAGTTGGCAACCTCGGGGGCGAAGCGAGCGGTGATTGTCGGTGCCGGCTTCATCGGTATCGAAGTTGCCGAAAACCTGGCTCGTCGCGGCCTGCAGGTCACTCTGGTCGAGCTGGCCGACCAGATTCTGCCCCCCTGGGACCGTGAGATGGTCCTTCCGCTAGAGAAGCACCTAAAGCAGGAAGGTGTCGAGCTGAAGTTGGGAAGTTCCGCGAAAGAGTTCGATTCGACAGGCAAGTCGCTCCTGGTGACGCTGAACGATGGGTCAAAGGTCGAAGCGGACTTCGGCGTTGTGTGCATCGGTGTTCGCCCTGACAGTAAACTGGCAGCCGATGCAGGCATCGAATGTGGGCCGCGCGGGGGAATTCTGGTCAGCAGCAATATGCAAACCAACGACCCCGATATCTACGCAGTAGGCGACGTCGTCCAGACCATCTGCTCGACGACAGGCGATCCGACGCAAATTCCGTTGGCCGGGCCTGCCAATCGGCAGGGACGCATCGCCAGCGATCACATCTTCGGCCGCGAATCGACCTACCGTGGAACCCAGGGAACCGCCGTCGTCGGTGTGTTCGGCAAAACGGCGGCCATGACCGGCCTTAGCGAGAAGGTTCTGCGAAGCAAAAACATCACGTACGAAAAGATCTACCTGCACCCGACCGATCACGCCGGATACTTTCCCGGTGCCCAGGGGATGTTCTTCAAACTGCTGTTCGCGCCCGACAGTGGCAAGATCTTAGGAGCCCAAGCGGTCGGAACCAGCGGCGTCGATAAGCGGATCGATGTGATCGCCATGGCCATGCAGGCACATCTCTCCGTTTTCGATCTGGAAGAAGCAGAACTTTGCTACGCCCCGCAGTATGGCCATGCAAAGGATCCGGTCAACATGGCGGGCTTCATTGCCTCAGGCGTCGTTCGGGGAGATCAGCCGATTATCCACGCAGACCAGCTGGCTGGCCGTTCCGATCTGATGCTGATCGACGTCCGGACGACCGGTGAGTTCTCGCAAGGAGCCATTCCGGGTGCCAAGAACATCCCGGTCGAGCTCCTGCGTGAGCATCTGGCCGAGATTCCCGATGGGCAAAAGGTGGCCGCTTACTGTGCCGTGGGACAGCGGGGCTACCTGGCGACACGCATTCTGCTTCAAAACGGGATCGACGCGGTCAACGTGAGCGGAGGCTATCGCCGCTGGGCGATCGAATTTACCTAG
- a CDS encoding GNAT family N-acetyltransferase yields MDMVQIRPADPNDNIQLQRLFEDVMFGATFPPPETGHVTDFGQATEGEKIFVAQAADGAIVGIVTIWEPDSFIHYLLVAGDWQRQGIGTRLLESLEAWLPLPWKLKCEVSNRRALAFYRALGWTKIETGTGESGPYFLLLRE; encoded by the coding sequence ATGGATATGGTTCAAATACGCCCGGCCGATCCGAACGACAATATTCAGCTTCAACGGCTGTTTGAAGATGTCATGTTCGGCGCGACCTTTCCGCCGCCCGAAACGGGACACGTAACAGACTTCGGTCAGGCCACCGAAGGGGAGAAGATCTTCGTGGCTCAAGCTGCGGATGGAGCGATTGTAGGAATCGTGACGATCTGGGAGCCTGATTCCTTTATCCATTACCTGCTGGTCGCGGGGGATTGGCAACGGCAAGGAATCGGAACCCGCCTGCTGGAGTCGCTCGAAGCCTGGCTTCCCTTACCCTGGAAGCTGAAATGCGAGGTCAGCAATCGTCGAGCACTAGCGTTCTATCGCGCGCTCGGATGGACAAAAATCGAAACAGGGACCGGAGAATCGGGTCCCTATTTTCTACTGCTTCGCGAATGA
- a CDS encoding LacI family DNA-binding transcriptional regulator — MKDVAEMAGVSRMAASAVLMGTGNGRIRVSEETAEAIRKAAKELGYRPNIAAQQLAGKKSNVLAVVVRETRNFLTQKVIAELQSQAEGHGLRLLTAGSYPALDGLERLVQDLDAGWVDGVMYLAHENDDQWDDVQKLLGGRQNVLSVLEDVGGSDVCRVISDVRTGAFETIEHLVSSGRKKVTLLTEQRETLSILDRIQAYRDALAEHNMELTEEQIVVDTKGWLVNDPTTYPRFDEIVERLVKKVGGDVILCDTDFNAVAVCRSLRRLNISVPDDVAVVGWHDLQFSSLLDPPLTTVAHDLPGLLKAAISVIQSEKADMPSELLIPTKLRIRHTS; from the coding sequence ATGAAAGACGTCGCTGAAATGGCTGGCGTATCGCGAATGGCTGCCTCTGCGGTATTGATGGGAACCGGGAACGGACGTATTCGCGTTTCAGAAGAAACAGCCGAAGCGATCCGCAAAGCGGCTAAAGAACTTGGCTATCGTCCAAACATTGCTGCCCAGCAATTGGCGGGCAAAAAGAGCAATGTCTTGGCCGTGGTTGTCCGGGAGACCCGGAACTTCTTGACCCAAAAAGTCATTGCCGAACTGCAAAGTCAGGCCGAAGGGCATGGCTTGCGTTTGCTGACCGCAGGCTCGTACCCTGCCCTGGACGGCTTAGAACGCCTGGTCCAAGACCTGGATGCCGGTTGGGTCGATGGGGTGATGTACCTGGCCCATGAAAATGACGACCAGTGGGATGACGTTCAGAAGCTGCTTGGCGGACGCCAGAATGTGCTTTCTGTGCTGGAAGACGTGGGCGGCAGCGATGTTTGCCGCGTGATCAGCGACGTCCGAACCGGGGCCTTCGAGACGATCGAACACCTCGTATCTTCAGGCCGCAAGAAGGTTACGCTGCTAACAGAACAACGCGAAACTTTGTCGATTCTCGACCGAATTCAAGCCTACCGCGATGCCTTGGCTGAGCACAACATGGAGCTCACCGAGGAGCAAATCGTGGTGGACACCAAGGGCTGGCTGGTCAACGATCCGACCACGTACCCGCGCTTCGACGAGATTGTCGAACGCCTGGTAAAGAAGGTTGGCGGCGACGTGATTCTGTGCGATACAGACTTCAATGCGGTGGCTGTCTGCCGCTCGCTTCGCCGGCTGAATATTTCGGTTCCGGACGATGTCGCGGTGGTCGGCTGGCACGACCTGCAGTTCTCTTCCCTGCTCGATCCCCCCCTCACCACCGTTGCTCATGATTTGCCGGGATTATTGAAGGCGGCTATCAGCGTGATCCAGTCCGAAAAGGCCGACATGCCCTCGGAACTGCTGATCCCGACGAAGCTTAGAATTCGTCACACTTCTTAA
- a CDS encoding 2-oxoglutarate dehydrogenase E1 component — protein MSAEPAEELDLACYNASYVEQLLQKYLDDRNDVPENWRDYFDRQAAENGIAASELGSKGPSFQPRSIFRESGGGDSGPVGGTTGNVKLQKTQYRSDQLVHAYRSRGHYNAKLDPLKLNKQVRTPLSLESFGLSRSDLDERVYYTNGDQIEQIPLRDLVKRLEDLYCSHIGYQFTHIDELEVQQWIIDRIERQSHIKELSNGVQKQILQRLTEATVFEEFVRKKYVGAKTFSLFGSEMLIPMLDLLIDRAASNHVREVVLGMPHRGRLNVLTNIIGQPPRELFAQFNDVDFHQFIGGGDVKYHLGNSVDKMTSSGNEVHLSLSFNPSHLEFINTVVLGRLRAKQDRTGDMNRRKGMAVLIHGDAAFIGEGIVQETLNLSQLDGYKVGGTVHVIVNNQIGFTTSVDDSRSTRYCTDIARMLQIPIFHVNGDDPEAVADVVSMAMDFRETFQRDVIIDLVCYRRLGHNEADEPSFTQPLMYKAIDKQPPIRDSYLERLINQKRITVEEANKMTDDYQEFLKGEYDIAQEMKERSLRRPEGVWEEFDGGLEPSSDDADPDHDPADECPETRISVERSGEILRMLATVPEDFHRNRKLTRIADQRKEMANGERLLDWAAAEALAFATLSMEGHRVRLSGQDCQRGTFNQRHSVLHDINNGQEHSIFSNLSTKQAPVEIVNSPLSEAGVLGFDYGYSLDYPNALVAWEAQFGDFSNAAQVIIDQFMASAEDKWRRLSGLVLLLPHGYEGQGPEHSSARLERFLWLAAEDNIQVAIPTTPAQYFHVLRRQMKRSWKKPLILFTPKSLLRHPAAVSSLEELATNKFERIIKDTRENPETTSRVIMCSGKVYYDLAHYREEHHRHDVAIIRVEQPYPLKNQTVQAVLDQYQDGVPLYWVQEEPDNMGVWPYWKLRYGHRMFERFPLSVIARETSSSPATGSKAAHEYEQQQLLERAFNDT, from the coding sequence ATGAGTGCCGAACCAGCGGAAGAGCTCGACTTAGCCTGTTATAACGCCAGCTACGTCGAACAGCTCCTGCAAAAATACCTGGACGATCGCAACGACGTTCCCGAAAACTGGCGCGACTACTTCGATCGGCAAGCCGCCGAAAACGGGATCGCTGCCAGCGAGCTCGGATCGAAGGGTCCTTCGTTCCAACCTCGCAGCATCTTCCGCGAGTCGGGTGGTGGCGACAGTGGACCGGTTGGTGGAACGACTGGCAACGTCAAGCTCCAGAAGACGCAGTACCGCTCCGATCAACTTGTCCATGCCTACCGCTCTCGTGGGCACTACAACGCCAAGCTCGACCCGCTGAAGCTTAACAAGCAGGTCCGCACCCCGCTGTCGCTCGAATCGTTCGGGTTGTCCCGGTCCGATCTCGACGAACGGGTCTATTACACTAACGGCGACCAGATCGAACAGATTCCGCTTCGCGACCTGGTCAAACGACTCGAGGATCTCTACTGCAGCCATATCGGTTACCAGTTCACCCACATCGATGAATTGGAAGTCCAGCAGTGGATTATTGATCGCATTGAACGGCAGTCGCACATTAAAGAGCTTTCGAACGGGGTTCAGAAGCAGATCCTGCAACGACTGACTGAAGCGACCGTCTTCGAGGAATTCGTTCGTAAAAAGTATGTCGGTGCCAAGACGTTCTCGTTGTTTGGCTCGGAAATGCTGATTCCGATGCTCGATCTTCTGATTGATCGGGCCGCGTCGAATCACGTTCGCGAAGTCGTGCTCGGGATGCCTCACCGTGGCCGCTTGAATGTGCTGACCAACATCATCGGTCAGCCACCACGCGAACTCTTCGCCCAGTTCAACGATGTTGACTTCCACCAGTTCATTGGTGGTGGCGACGTGAAATACCACTTGGGCAATAGCGTCGACAAAATGACTTCGTCCGGAAACGAAGTCCACTTGTCGTTGTCGTTCAACCCGAGCCACCTCGAGTTCATCAATACCGTGGTGTTGGGCCGTTTGCGAGCCAAGCAGGACCGCACCGGCGATATGAACCGCCGCAAGGGGATGGCTGTTCTGATCCATGGCGACGCCGCGTTCATTGGCGAAGGGATCGTGCAGGAAACGTTGAACCTGAGCCAATTAGATGGCTATAAGGTTGGCGGAACGGTCCACGTGATTGTGAATAACCAGATTGGTTTCACCACGTCGGTTGATGACTCGCGAAGTACCCGCTATTGCACCGACATTGCCCGGATGCTGCAGATTCCGATCTTCCACGTCAATGGCGACGATCCTGAAGCCGTGGCGGATGTGGTCTCGATGGCGATGGACTTCCGCGAAACCTTCCAGCGTGACGTGATTATCGACCTGGTCTGCTACCGCCGATTGGGCCACAACGAAGCGGACGAACCAAGCTTCACCCAGCCACTGATGTACAAGGCGATCGACAAGCAGCCGCCCATTCGCGACAGCTACCTGGAACGCCTGATCAATCAGAAGCGGATCACGGTCGAAGAAGCCAACAAGATGACGGACGACTATCAGGAATTCCTGAAAGGCGAATACGACATCGCTCAAGAGATGAAAGAGCGTTCGCTTCGTCGTCCTGAAGGGGTCTGGGAAGAGTTCGACGGCGGTCTGGAGCCATCTTCGGACGATGCTGACCCGGATCACGATCCCGCAGACGAATGTCCAGAAACGCGGATTTCAGTCGAGCGTTCCGGGGAAATCCTGCGAATGCTGGCGACGGTGCCGGAAGATTTCCACCGCAATCGCAAGCTGACGCGTATTGCCGATCAGCGTAAGGAAATGGCCAACGGCGAGCGTTTGCTCGACTGGGCCGCTGCCGAAGCTTTGGCTTTCGCAACGCTGTCGATGGAAGGGCATCGCGTCCGGCTGTCTGGTCAGGACTGCCAGCGTGGTACGTTCAACCAGCGTCATTCGGTGCTGCACGACATCAACAACGGGCAAGAGCACAGCATCTTCTCGAACCTGTCGACCAAGCAGGCCCCAGTCGAAATCGTCAACAGCCCGCTCAGCGAAGCTGGTGTGTTGGGCTTCGATTATGGCTATAGCTTGGACTACCCCAATGCCTTGGTCGCTTGGGAAGCTCAGTTCGGCGACTTCAGCAATGCCGCCCAGGTCATCATCGACCAGTTCATGGCAAGTGCGGAAGACAAGTGGCGTCGACTGAGTGGTCTGGTTCTGTTGCTTCCACATGGTTACGAAGGTCAGGGTCCGGAACACTCCAGTGCCCGACTTGAACGATTCCTGTGGTTGGCTGCGGAAGACAACATTCAGGTCGCCATTCCAACGACGCCGGCTCAGTACTTCCATGTGCTGCGTCGCCAGATGAAGCGTTCGTGGAAGAAGCCGCTCATTCTGTTCACGCCGAAGAGCCTCTTGCGACATCCGGCTGCGGTTTCGTCGCTGGAAGAACTGGCGACCAACAAGTTCGAGCGAATCATCAAAGATACGCGTGAGAACCCGGAAACGACTTCTCGCGTAATCATGTGCAGCGGCAAGGTCTATTACGACCTGGCTCATTACCGCGAAGAGCACCATCGTCACGATGTGGCGATCATTCGTGTCGAGCAGCCATATCCGCTCAAGAATCAAACGGTTCAAGCCGTTCTCGATCAATACCAGGACGGCGTTCCGCTGTATTGGGTCCAGGAAGAACCCGACAATATGGGCGTCTGGCCTTATTGGAAATTACGTTACGGGCATCGTATGTTCGAGCGATTCCCTCTTTCCGTCATCGCCCGGGAGACATCTTCCAGCCCGGCAACCGGATCCAAAGCGGCTCACGAGTACGAGCAGCAACAACTACTCGAACGAGCCTTTAACGACACCTAG